A section of the Drosophila sechellia strain sech25 chromosome 3L, ASM438219v1, whole genome shotgun sequence genome encodes:
- the LOC6605427 gene encoding LIM homeobox transcription factor 1-alpha, whose protein sequence is MLEFYPMPTNLNPVGGSLYSLQQNHGGARFLDNPNPGTMTASSGNSLHLSNSNNNLPTSISGNNSPTATASLTGQHQQHQQQQQQHQQQQQHPQQQHQQHQQQHAASTTPVPINSCPTPTGHSPLSSSSSSNHNNNNNNGGSSSNNLHSACNTLTAAAVAAASAAAVAAPSAAGTSVATSQLGGAVAAAIAAAAAAAAAATTATSTGPAATGSGNANGSGNGNGNGNGNGNGNGNGNGGVAASASAAAASKLSADCSGRTDVGHIKCEKNFELCEGCGQKIHDRFLMNVGDANWHEQCLACCYCGMQLHHTCYVRNSKLYCKMDYDRLFGIKCSSCCHAILPQELVMRPIPNFVFHLPCFVCYACRLPLQKGEQFMLRDGQLFCYRHDLEKEMFLAAAAAQHCGFVGLDEEDLLRPRDGRRGPKRPRTILTSQQRKQFKASFDQSPKPCRKVREALAKDTGLSVRVVQVWFQNQRAKMKKIQRKAKQNGGSGGGSGSGRGTGSSSATDDKDTNDKEDKCVKQELGGDSSGYLGGLDSTFASQPLNPNLPFSPDDYPANSNDSFCSSDLSLDGSNFDQLEDDADSLSLNNLELQSTSSSGNQHSHSNPHDMLANLNNSLINPIDKLYLMQNSYFSSEH, encoded by the exons ATGCTGGAGTTCTACCCAATGCCCACGAATCTGAATCCAGTCGGTGGCAGCTTGTACTCGCTGCAGCAGAATCATGGCGGCGCGCGATTCCTGGACAATCCCAATCCCGGCACCATGACTGCCAGCAGCGGCAACTCCCTGCATCtcagcaatagcaacaacaatctgCCAACAAGCATTTCCGGCAACAATAGTCCCACGGCAACGGCTTCATTAACGGGGCAGCATcaacagcaccagcagcagcagcagcaacatcagcagcagcagcaacacccccagcagcaacatcagcaacaccagcagcaacacgcTGCCTCGACCACGCCAGTGCCAATTAACAGCTGCCCCACGCCCACAGGACACAGCCccctcagcagcagcagcagcagcaaccacaacaataacaacaacaatgggggcagcagcagcaacaacctcCACTCAGCCTGCAACACATtaacagctgctgctgttgccgctgcctCTGCCGCTGCTGTGGCAGCTCCATCGGCAGCAGGCACCTCAGTAGCCACCTCGCAATTAGGCGGAGCAGTTGCTGCGgcgattgctgctgctgctgcggcggctgcCGCTGCGACGACAGCAACATCGACGGGTCCAGCGGCCACAGGAAGcggaaatgcaaatggcagtggcaacggaaacggaaatggcaatggcaatggaaacGGGAATGGCAATGGGAATGGAGGTGTTGCAGCATCGGCCTCGGCAGCGGCGGCATCCAAATTGTCTGCCGATTGCAGCGGACGCACAG ATGTGGGGCACATCAAGTGCGAGAAGAACTTCGAGCTGTGCGAGGGCTGTGGCCAGAAGATCCATGACCGATTCCTGATGAACGTGGGCGATGCCAACTGGCACGAGCAGTGCCTGGCCTGCTGCTACTGCGGAATGCAGCTGCACCACACCTGCTACGTGCGCAACTCGAAGCTCTATTGCAAGATGGACTACGACCGCCTGTTCGGTATAAAGTGCTCATCCTGCTGCCATGCGATCCTGCCGCAGGAGCTGGTGATGCGACCCATACCGAACTTTGTCTTCCACCTGCCCTGCTTCGTGTGCTACGCCTGCCGACTGCCGCTCCAGAAGGGTGAGCAGTTCATGCTGCGGGATGGCCAGCTATTCTGCTACCGCCACGATCTGGAGAAGGAGATGTTCCTGGCAGCCGCTGCTGCTCAGCACTGTGGGTTCGTTGGCCTGGACGAGGAGGATTTGCTGAGGCCACGAGATGGAAGGAGAGGTCCCAAACGACCACGCACCATCCTTACATCGCAGCAGCGCAAACAGTTCAAGGCCTCCTTCGATCAGTCACCCAAACCATGTCGCAAAGTGCGCGAAGCCCTGGCCAAGGACACCGGGCTATCGGTTCGTGTGGTCCAGGTGTGGTTCCAGAATCAGCGCGCCAAGATGAAGAAGATTCAGCGGAAGGCCAAGCAGAATGGTGGCTCCGGCGGAGGATCgggcagtgggcgtggcacgggCAGTTCCAGCGCCACCGACGATAAGGACACCAACGATAAAGAGGACAAGTGCGTCAAGCAGGAACTGGGAGGAGATAGCTCCGGTTATCTGGGCGGATTGGACAGCACTTTCGCCAGCCAGCCGCTGAATCCCAATTTGCCCTTCTCACCGGATG ACTATCCGGCCAACTCGAATGACAGCTTCTGCAGCTCGGACCTCTCGCTGGATGGGAGCAACTTTGATCAGCTGGAGGACGATGCGGACTCGCTGTCGCTGAACAACCTGGAGCTGCAGTCCACCAGCTCGTCGGGCAACCAGCACTCCCACTCGAATCCCCACGACATGCTGGCCAACCTGAACAACAGCCTGATAAACCCCATCGACAAGCTGTATCTCATGCAGAACTCGTACTTCAGCTCGGAGCATTAG
- the LOC6605428 gene encoding U6 snRNA-associated Sm-like protein LSm2 codes for MLFYSFFKSLVGKEVVVELKNDLSICGTLHSVDQYLNIKLTDISVTDPDKYPHMLSVKNCFIRGSVVRYVQLPGDEVDTQLLQDAARKEAVVSTR; via the exons atg CTCTTTTACTCCTTCTTCAAGTCGCTGGTGGGCAAGGAAGTCGTCGTGGAGTTGAAAAACGACCTCAG CATATGTGGCACCCTGCATTCTGTGGATCAATACCTGAACATTAAGCTGACGGATATCAGTGTCACGGATCCGGACAAGTACCCCCACATGCTGAGCGTCAAGAACTGCTTCATCCGTGGCTCCGTGGTGCGCTACGTGCAGCTGCCGGGCGACGAGGTGGACACCCAGCTACTCCAGGATGCGGCGCGAAAGGAGGCTGTTGTGAGCACTAGATAA
- the LOC6605430 gene encoding gonadotropin-releasing hormone receptor isoform X2 encodes MEDEWGSIDRLPSVPSASTDLEAENEVVSNWSTLANFTRLVAGAAPEIVNYTLNMIDVGVGMATDISNLSVSTTPLPAYAISNSSSLAHTNSRHEASPMAEQVPEHVMDHAPQLSRSGLLKVYVLAVMALFSLLGNLLTIWNIYKTRISRRNSRHTWSAIYSLMFHLSIADVLVTWFCIIGEAAWCYTVQWLANELTCKLMKLFQMFSLYLSTYVLVLIGVDRWIAVKYPMKSLNMAKRCHRLLGGTYILSLVLSLPQFFIFHVARGPFVEEFYQCVTHGFYTADWQEQMYATFTLVFTFLLPLCILFGTYMSTFRTISSSEKMFQGSKLANYSTAKLPTQTNRQRLIHKAKMKSLRISVVIIIAFLICWTPYYVMMIMFMFLNPDKRLGDDLQDAIFFFGMSNSLVNPLIYGAFHLCPGKAGKSSGGGGNNNAYSLNRKLPSESNFSLCKRRSPKGIHNLRPSGNVNGNVEFHRTPQFNLAKKPQEMYG; translated from the exons atggaGGACGAGTGGGGCTCCATCGATCGCCTGCCTAGTGTTCCGAGTGCCTCGACGGATTTGGAGGCGGAAAACGAGGTGGTCAGCAATTGGTCCACACTGGCCAACTTCACGCGACTTGTGGCTGGTGCCGCTCCTGAAATCGTCAACTATACGCTCAACATGATCGACGTGGGTGTGGGCATGGCCACGGATATATCCAATCTGAGCGTGAGCACCACGCCCCTGCCCGCCTACGCAATCTCCAATAGCTCCTCACTGGCGCACACCAATAGTCGCCATGAAGCATCACCGATGGCGGAGCAAGTTCCGGAGCACGTGATGGACCACGCACCCCAACTATCCCGATCCGGGCTGCTGAAAGTGTATGTCCTGGCGGTGATGGCACTGTTCTCTCTGCTGGGCAACCTGCTGACCATCTGGAATATCTACAAAACCCGCATCTCAAGAAGAAACTCCCGGCACACGTGGAGCGCCATCTACTCGCTGATGTTCCATCTGTCCATTGCCGATGTCCTGGTCACCTGGTTCTGCATCATCGGGGAGGCCGCTTGGTGCTACACCGTCCAGTGGCTGGCCAATGAGCTCACCTGCAAGCTGATGAAACTCTTCCAGATGTTCAGCCTCTACCTGAGCACCTATGTCCTGGTCCTCATCGGAGTGGACCGCTGGATAGCGGTCAAGTATCCAATGAAGTCGCTCAACATGGCCAAGAGGTGTCATAGACTACTTGGCGGTACTTACATTCTGTCGCTGGTGCTCAGCTTGCCACAG TTCTTCATCTTCCATGTGGCGCGTGGCCCCTTCGTGGAGGAGTTCTACCAGTGCGTCACCCACGGATTCTACACGGCGGACTGGCAGGAGCAGATGTATGCCACCTTCACGCTGGTCTTCACCTTCCTGCTGCCGCTGTGCATCCTGTTCGGCACCTACATGTCCACCTTCCGCACCATTTCTA GCAGCGAAAAGATGTTCCAGGGATCAAAGTTGGCCAACTACTCAACGGCCAAATTGCCCACGCAGACGAATCGCCAGAGGCTGATACACAAGGCCAAGATGAAGTCGCTACGCATATCCGTGGTGATCATCATAGCGTTCCTCATCTGCTGGACGCCCTACTACGTCATGATGATTATGTTCATGTTCCTCAATCCGGACAAAAGG CTGGGCGACGATCTGCAGGACGCCATCTTCTTCTTCGGCATGTCCAACAGCCTGGTCAACCCACTCATCTACGGTGCATTCCACCTGTGTCCTGGCAAAGCCGGCAAGTCGAGCGGCGGgggcggcaacaacaacgccTACAGCTTAAACAG GAAGCTTCCATCTGAATCGAACTTTTCCCTTTGTAAACGGCGCTCTCCCAAAGGAATCCATAATTTACGGCCATCTGGAAATGTCAATGGAAACGTCGAATTCCACCGAACACCACAattcaatttggccaaaaagcccCAGGAGATGTACGGATGA
- the LOC6605430 gene encoding gonadotropin-releasing hormone receptor isoform X1 has product MEDEWGSIDRLPSVPSASTDLEAENEVVSNWSTLANFTRLVAGAAPEIVNYTLNMIDVGVGMATDISNLSVSTTPLPAYAISNSSSLAHTNSRHEASPMAEQVPEHVMDHAPQLSRSGLLKVYVLAVMALFSLLGNLLTIWNIYKTRISRRNSRHTWSAIYSLMFHLSIADVLVTWFCIIGEAAWCYTVQWLANELTCKLMKLFQMFSLYLSTYVLVLIGVDRWIAVKYPMKSLNMAKRCHRLLGGTYILSLVLSLPQFFIFHVARGPFVEEFYQCVTHGFYTADWQEQMYATFTLVFTFLLPLCILFGTYMSTFRTISSSEKMFQGSKLANYSTAKLPTQTNRQRLIHKAKMKSLRISVVIIIAFLICWTPYYVMMIMFMFLNPDKRLGDDLQDAIFFFGMSNSLVNPLIYGAFHLCPGKAGKSSGGGGNNNAYSLNRGDSQRTPSMLTAVTQVDGTGGSSRQMRAFRQQSYYRSSSNGTAGPGAAPFKEQVGLLHVGPGNGTPGGSVSSGAMPQLMRKGSALLARHPSCLREQEHQQRLLLHEKPSTLVLSYDSQRGGVGVGVASGLLDNNERVSSV; this is encoded by the exons atggaGGACGAGTGGGGCTCCATCGATCGCCTGCCTAGTGTTCCGAGTGCCTCGACGGATTTGGAGGCGGAAAACGAGGTGGTCAGCAATTGGTCCACACTGGCCAACTTCACGCGACTTGTGGCTGGTGCCGCTCCTGAAATCGTCAACTATACGCTCAACATGATCGACGTGGGTGTGGGCATGGCCACGGATATATCCAATCTGAGCGTGAGCACCACGCCCCTGCCCGCCTACGCAATCTCCAATAGCTCCTCACTGGCGCACACCAATAGTCGCCATGAAGCATCACCGATGGCGGAGCAAGTTCCGGAGCACGTGATGGACCACGCACCCCAACTATCCCGATCCGGGCTGCTGAAAGTGTATGTCCTGGCGGTGATGGCACTGTTCTCTCTGCTGGGCAACCTGCTGACCATCTGGAATATCTACAAAACCCGCATCTCAAGAAGAAACTCCCGGCACACGTGGAGCGCCATCTACTCGCTGATGTTCCATCTGTCCATTGCCGATGTCCTGGTCACCTGGTTCTGCATCATCGGGGAGGCCGCTTGGTGCTACACCGTCCAGTGGCTGGCCAATGAGCTCACCTGCAAGCTGATGAAACTCTTCCAGATGTTCAGCCTCTACCTGAGCACCTATGTCCTGGTCCTCATCGGAGTGGACCGCTGGATAGCGGTCAAGTATCCAATGAAGTCGCTCAACATGGCCAAGAGGTGTCATAGACTACTTGGCGGTACTTACATTCTGTCGCTGGTGCTCAGCTTGCCACAG TTCTTCATCTTCCATGTGGCGCGTGGCCCCTTCGTGGAGGAGTTCTACCAGTGCGTCACCCACGGATTCTACACGGCGGACTGGCAGGAGCAGATGTATGCCACCTTCACGCTGGTCTTCACCTTCCTGCTGCCGCTGTGCATCCTGTTCGGCACCTACATGTCCACCTTCCGCACCATTTCTA GCAGCGAAAAGATGTTCCAGGGATCAAAGTTGGCCAACTACTCAACGGCCAAATTGCCCACGCAGACGAATCGCCAGAGGCTGATACACAAGGCCAAGATGAAGTCGCTACGCATATCCGTGGTGATCATCATAGCGTTCCTCATCTGCTGGACGCCCTACTACGTCATGATGATTATGTTCATGTTCCTCAATCCGGACAAAAGG CTGGGCGACGATCTGCAGGACGCCATCTTCTTCTTCGGCATGTCCAACAGCCTGGTCAACCCACTCATCTACGGTGCATTCCACCTGTGTCCTGGCAAAGCCGGCAAGTCGAGCGGCGGgggcggcaacaacaacgccTACAGCTTAAACAG GGGCGACTCGCAGCGCACACCATCCATGCTGACGGCGGTGACGCAGGTGGACGGCACAGGTGGCAGTTCCCGCCAGATGCGGGCCTTCCGCCAGCAGAGCTACTACCGCAGCTCCTCCAACGGCACAGCCGGACCGGGTGCTGCTCCCTTCAAGGAGCAGGTGGGTCTGCTGCACGTGGGTCCCGGCAATGGGACGCCCGGTGGCTCCGTCTCCAGCGGCGCCATGCCGCAGTTGATGCGTAAGGGATCGGCTCTGCTGGCCCGACATCCCAGCTGCCTGAGGGAGCAGGAGCACCAGCAGCGGTTGCTGCTGCACGAGAAGCCCTCGACCCTGGTGCTCAGCTACGACAGCCAGCGGGGcggagtgggcgtgggcgtggccagcgGTCTGCTGGACAACAACGAGCGGGTGTCGAGCGTGTGA
- the LOC6605430 gene encoding gonadotropin-releasing hormone receptor isoform X3, which yields MEDEWGSIDRLPSVPSASTDLEAENEVVSNWSTLANFTRLVAGAAPEIVNYTLNMIDVGVGMATDISNLSVSTTPLPAYAISNSSSLAHTNSRHEASPMAEQVPEHVMDHAPQLSRSGLLKVYVLAVMALFSLLGNLLTIWNIYKTRISRRNSRHTWSAIYSLMFHLSIADVLVTWFCIIGEAAWCYTVQWLANELTCKLMKLFQMFSLYLSTYVLVLIGVDRWIAVKYPMKSLNMAKRCHRLLGGTYILSLVLSLPQFFIFHVARGPFVEEFYQCVTHGFYTADWQEQMYATFTLVFTFLLPLCILFGTYMSTFRTISSSEKMFQGSKLANYSTAKLPTQTNRQRLIHKAKMKSLRISVVIIIAFLICWTPYYVMMIMFMFLNPDKRLGDDLQDAIFFFGMSNSLVNPLIYGAFHLCPGKAGKSSGGGGNNNAYSLNSYFSLKQYTFKTAKQAFEV from the exons atggaGGACGAGTGGGGCTCCATCGATCGCCTGCCTAGTGTTCCGAGTGCCTCGACGGATTTGGAGGCGGAAAACGAGGTGGTCAGCAATTGGTCCACACTGGCCAACTTCACGCGACTTGTGGCTGGTGCCGCTCCTGAAATCGTCAACTATACGCTCAACATGATCGACGTGGGTGTGGGCATGGCCACGGATATATCCAATCTGAGCGTGAGCACCACGCCCCTGCCCGCCTACGCAATCTCCAATAGCTCCTCACTGGCGCACACCAATAGTCGCCATGAAGCATCACCGATGGCGGAGCAAGTTCCGGAGCACGTGATGGACCACGCACCCCAACTATCCCGATCCGGGCTGCTGAAAGTGTATGTCCTGGCGGTGATGGCACTGTTCTCTCTGCTGGGCAACCTGCTGACCATCTGGAATATCTACAAAACCCGCATCTCAAGAAGAAACTCCCGGCACACGTGGAGCGCCATCTACTCGCTGATGTTCCATCTGTCCATTGCCGATGTCCTGGTCACCTGGTTCTGCATCATCGGGGAGGCCGCTTGGTGCTACACCGTCCAGTGGCTGGCCAATGAGCTCACCTGCAAGCTGATGAAACTCTTCCAGATGTTCAGCCTCTACCTGAGCACCTATGTCCTGGTCCTCATCGGAGTGGACCGCTGGATAGCGGTCAAGTATCCAATGAAGTCGCTCAACATGGCCAAGAGGTGTCATAGACTACTTGGCGGTACTTACATTCTGTCGCTGGTGCTCAGCTTGCCACAG TTCTTCATCTTCCATGTGGCGCGTGGCCCCTTCGTGGAGGAGTTCTACCAGTGCGTCACCCACGGATTCTACACGGCGGACTGGCAGGAGCAGATGTATGCCACCTTCACGCTGGTCTTCACCTTCCTGCTGCCGCTGTGCATCCTGTTCGGCACCTACATGTCCACCTTCCGCACCATTTCTA GCAGCGAAAAGATGTTCCAGGGATCAAAGTTGGCCAACTACTCAACGGCCAAATTGCCCACGCAGACGAATCGCCAGAGGCTGATACACAAGGCCAAGATGAAGTCGCTACGCATATCCGTGGTGATCATCATAGCGTTCCTCATCTGCTGGACGCCCTACTACGTCATGATGATTATGTTCATGTTCCTCAATCCGGACAAAAGG CTGGGCGACGATCTGCAGGACGCCATCTTCTTCTTCGGCATGTCCAACAGCCTGGTCAACCCACTCATCTACGGTGCATTCCACCTGTGTCCTGGCAAAGCCGGCAAGTCGAGCGGCGGgggcggcaacaacaacgccTACAGCTTAAACAG TTACTTTTCACTCAAGCAGTACACTTTTAAGACAGCCAAGCAAGCTTTTGAAGTCTGA